In the genome of Nycticebus coucang isolate mNycCou1 chromosome 12, mNycCou1.pri, whole genome shotgun sequence, the window attttcttcctcatcttcttgTCATTCATCATTCCTGGTCCTGACATGCCAGGAGCTAAGGGATTCACAGGAGGCATGCCAGGAGCAGGTGGTGGGTATGGAGGAGGGTAGGGACTTGGGGGTTGGCATCCTGGATACCCTGGCTGTGGCACAGGATGAGGAGGCCCAGCTGGAGGGAAAGCTGGATTTCCCTGGGGAACTCCTGGGGGAGCAGGAATGGGGCCAGGAGGAAAGGCTGGATTGACAGGTGGTGGATGGGCAGGATTGCAACCTCCAGGATACCTGATGTTAGGGGGATATGGATTTGGCCCTGGTTGCCCTGGtggaaaaagcagaaaacaaagatTAGAATTGCCCACAGCCTCtgacaacaaacaacaaaaagaaagagactcACTTGCTCACCTAATAcctaaagagaaatggaaaggtgaagaagaaaaatagaaggtAAAGAGGACAAACCTGAGGTGAGGAGAAAAAGGGGAACATCCTGGAAAGGCTAGGGGGAGACAGTGAACTCTAAGGAAAGACAAAAGCATTGGTCAGCTGTGGCAATCCTGTACCTGGTGAGGTGAGGTGGGGGGAGAGGGCGAAACAGAAGTTTCCCGTTGTAAGACCCATCAAAAAAAGGGTTAGCAGTGGCAATAGAGATCCCCCAAAACCTACCAGCATTGGGATTCCACATGTTCAGGTGTTTCCCCCAGCCTGTGGAGAAAGGAGGCAAAAAAATGACGGCCCAGATGTGGGAGGTAGATTAAGAGGCGGAGCCCAACCCCAACGTTTCTCGTCCCATAGTAGGGCTTTCCCAACTACCACGACCTTCAataagaaatgtttctttccaCTTTTTCGTTCACCCCCAACCTACTTTATTCCTAGTTCCCTAATCACAGGAATCACAGTTCCCAAGGCCCCACCACCATCCACTATTTCTGGCTTGGAACAGGGAAGAGTCTGCGAATCTCGGATCTGCAtcactcctctccctttccctggtACTAAGCCCAGACGTCTGTAACCACCACAGAGGTTAAGAAAGGACCTCTCTCCCAGGGAAGTACCCCCACCGCAGGCCAAGAGGACACGCCTCGAGGCGAAGTGAGAGGAAGGCTGCTCAAGAAACATCCGTAAAAGTCTAAATATGCAGACGCACACCTCTTCCTCCAAAAGACAAGCAAACGGAGATGCTAGCTCTCAGCTGTGAAGGGACCTCAGCCCAGTAACCGGCAAAGAAGGAAACTGGCGAGTCCTGATGCTCTGTCACCTTTCCACTACCGACTGGACTTGATTCCTCCTTCCCAATCTTGGCTCTCACTTCCTGGTCACCCGCCTCATACTTCGGCACCCGCCTCTGTTACCGCCTAATTGGCAATTATGCGACCACTCGGCGTATGATTGGACGGCAGACCCGTCAATCACTCCAGTCCTGCGGGGTTAGGAGGAAACCGTTGCTCTAGGGCAGAGCCGAGCCCTTTAGAGCCAGGCCAGTGCGGAGAAGACGGAAATCTCCTGGGAGTGGTGCTTGGAGAAACGGGGTTGGGAACGGGCGGAACCAGTTGCTGGACAAAGTCCTTGAGACGCCAGGAACAAACTTTGCCCTTGTTCTCTGAGCTTACAGTTCGGTGGGTGCGGTACCTTGTAATGTAAATACACTACAGTAAGTATTGTAATACAGATAGGGCTGAGGAGCTGTCTAGTCCCGCTCCCAAGTCTCCATACTACCAGCTCCCTTTTACCCTCCTAAGGGAAGCAGAGAAACATTCTTGTGGGCGGGCGCCGTGGCACACACTTTTACTCCTAGCCCCCTGGGAggcccaagcagctgggagagaccagcctgagcaagagtgagaccacagcTCCTGcggtgtctctactaaaaatacaaaaattagactCGGCGCCtataactcagcggctagggcaccagccacatacagcacagctggccggtttgaatccagcccgggcccgccaaagaacaatgatggctgcaaccaaaaaatagccagccgttgtagcaggcgcctgtagtcccatctacttgggaggctgaggcaagagaatcccttaagcccaagagtttgagattgctgtgagctgagattgcgctacagcattctacggagggagacatagtgagactctgtctcaaaaaaaagaagaagccaacAGGATGTTTCTGAAATAATCCAGAGCCAGAGAAGCAGCCCTGGATGGCGGTTTCAGATGAATTATGAGAAGACCCCATTCGACCAGGTGGCTTGGTTGTCAGTTGTCTGACCAAAGAACTCAACTGTGGTGAAATTGatagagttgtttttttgtttgtttgtttgtttgtttttgtttttgtgacagagtctcatgctgtcgcccctaggtagagttctgtaatatcacagctcacagcaacctcaaaactgttgggcttaagcgatcctcttacaTCAGCTTCCCAAGCTAGGACTACTGGCGCcggccatagtgcctggctattttttggttatagttgtcattattgtttggcggcccaggctggatttgaacccaccaactctggtgtatgtgcacCGCTGGCGCCCTagacgcttgagctacaggcgcccagccagaGAATAGTTAAATGCTGTTAAAAGAGGAGGAAACTACCAGAGGAGAGACCCAGCTTTCCACTATCTTTTGGGTTCATTCCAAATAGTCCTGTGCCAATGAAAAACCTGATCTTCAAAAAGAAGAGTTTTCGTTTTTTTCAGAATAGAAGACAATAGGACAGTGACTGTACAGTTGTGAAAAAGGAAGAGCAtcgggcgatgcctgtggctcagtcggtaaggcgccggccccatataccgagggtggcgggttcaaacccggccccggccaaactgcaaccaaaaaatagccgggcgttgtggcgggcgcctgtagtcccagctactcgggaggctgaggcaagagaattgcttagctccaggagttggaggttgctgtgagctgtgcgatgccacggcactctaccgaggaccataaagtgagattctgtctctacaaaagaaaaaggaagagcatcattaaagaaaaagaatcttagGGCTGTTGAAGTCTATTCTTAAGAATGTCCTGAAACACCTGTGACTTTGACTTTGTTACAGATTCAGAGTATTTTCCTTACATTGGGAAAAACATCTTTCATATTTGTTTCCCAGTAAAGGTGATTTTGCAAGAGTAAGTCATGACCAAACTACCAATGCAAGAGTCCTCTGATGTTAATTAATGAGAAAAACATATATCCAAATAGGACACAAGATAGCTGAGTTTTTTGGACTGAAAGCCTgttttaaaaactttgaaaattccACTTTGTGATCTAATCAAGCCCTAGTTAGCAGAggcaaaattttcttttgtctttttaaaaaaatttaaaggctggtcagcacccatagctcaaaggggtagggtgctggtcccatatgcccagaggtggcgggttcaaacccagccctggccaaaagactacaaaaaaaaaaattaaagatatagggtggtgcctgtggctcaaaggggtagggcgccagtcccatatgccggaggtggcgggttcaagcccagccctggctgaaaaccacacacacaaaaaaatattaaagatataaTTTTCAATGTAAGATTGAGTATGCTTCCTTATCTCACAAGGATTAGTAAACTAAAAAGCATGTATTACATATGTTAAATATCTTAAAATGTGTTTCCAAGAGCATCTGAAATTTTGTGCTTGTATTTGATCATTTGTAAAGATACTGTGATCTATAATTTAAGAAAATCCattatcgggcggcgcctatggctcagtgagtagggcgccagccccatatgccgagggtggcgggttcaaacccagccccggccaaactgcaacaaaaaaatagccgggcgttgtggcgggcgccagtagtcccagctgctcgggaggctgaggcaggagaatcgtgtaagcccgagagttggaggttgctgtgagctgtgtgatgccacggcactctacccaagggcagtacagtgagactctgtctctacaaaaaaaaaaaaaaaagaaaatccattctcgggcggcacctgtggctccgtgggtagggcactggccccatgtaccaagggtggtgggttcgaacccagcctctgccaaacggcaacaaaaaaatagccgggccttggggtgggcacctgtagtcccagctactccggaggctgaggcaagagaatcacctaagcccaagaactggagattgctgtaagctgtgatgccacagcactctactgagggtgacaaagtgagactctgtctctagaaaaaaaaagaaagaaaatctattatCATGCCTTTTTGAAAGTCAAAAATTGAGATATCCTTAGCTTCCAATCTAAACATTGAAATATAtgtaaaagtacaaagaaaaactatttcTAACACCCTTGTATACTAgagaaattttgttttgcttgctGTTTTTCATTTAACTTAACCAGTGAAAGACTTTAGTTGAACTTCATATTGTAAGAACTGTAAGTGAAAATTGTCAAGTAAAAGGAAAGCCCTATGTTTAAAAAGACTTTATGAACAATTATGCTGTCAACTGTCAAcctttaaaagttgttttttgtttgtttgtttgtttttgagacagagcctcaagctgtcgccctgggtagaatgccatggcatcacagctcacagcagcctcaaactcctgggctcaagcgattctcctgcctcagcctcccaagcagctgggactacaggcacccgccacaacacccggctattttttggttgcagctattgTTGTTCgacaggcccgggctagatttgaacctgccagctcaggtgtatgtggctggcgccttagccacttgagccacaggtgccgaaccaGCCTTTACAAgttttaagggcagcgcctgtggctcaaaggagaagggtgccggccccatatgccagaggtagtgggttcaaacccagccctggccaaaaactgcaaaaaaatttaaattaaataaaagttttaagtcTGCCCAGAAATTCCTTAATATCTGAAGTTCTCCTCCTCTAATTAatcttgttatttgttttcttattttttttttgtagagacagagtctctctttatggtcctcagtagagtgccgtggcctcacacagctcacagcaacctccaactcctgggcttaagcgattctcttgcctcagcctcccgagtaggtgggactacaggcgcccgccacaacgctcggctattttttggttgcattttggccggggccgggtttgaacccgcaaccctcggtatatggggccagcgccttaccgactgagccacaggcgccacccatcttgTTATTTGTTATGCACTAGCATTGGAGATAATAAAATTTCTTGttctgtgaaaaaagaaaaaaaaagaaaagaaaaactagttgagtgctgtagtgggcacctgtagtcccaggtactcaggggactgaggcaaggggatcttaagagtttgaggttgggcggcgcctgtggctcaaggagtagggcgccggtcccatatgccagaggtggtgggttcaaacccagccccggccaaaaaagaaaaaaaaaaaaaaagagtttgaggttgctgtgagctatgatgccatattactctacccaaggtgacagagtgatactcaaaaaaataaatatatatataaatagccaggcgcagtggctcatgcctgtaatcctagcactccgggaggctgaggtgggtggattgcttgagctcatgagttcaagaccagcctgagcaaaagcgagattcccatctctactaaaaataggaaaaaagaaaatgaggcaagaggatcacttaagcctaagagtttgaggttgctgtgacagccaagatgccacggcactctacccggggcaacaccttaagactctatctcaaaaaaaaataaaaaatcactcaTTCGactttctgagaaaataaaagaagtgaaCTTTTCTAAGAGTTCACAGGAGAGGCAAGATTATAATGTAGGTTCTCTGGCTTCTTTCTTAGTGATCCCTTCATACAATGTATTATAACACACCCACTAAAATATACTATAAAGTACTTTTGGAGTACTTACCACAAGCCTCCCCTTGTCTTTGTATTAATGGCCTCTCTGAAGTTGGGGATGTGTTCATGGttgtgggtttatttatttatttacttatttatttatttgagacactgcccttggtagattgccatagtgtcatagctcacagcaacctcaaactcttaggctcaagcaatactcttgttttgcttttttattttatttattattattatttaggagacagagtctcactttgtcacccttggtggagtgctgtggcatcacagctcacagcaacctccagctcatgggcttaggtgattctcttgcctcaacctcctcagtagctgggactactggcgcccaccacaacgccgggccattctttgttgcagcttggctggggcagggtttgaacccgccaccctccatatatggggctggcgccctactcactgagccacaggagcctcccattgttttgcatttttagtagagaggggatactcttgctcaggctggtctcgagctaatgagctccagtgatccacccaccttggcctcccagagcacctggccagtttgtgttttattttttattatttttattttatttttttagagatagagtctgactttatcgtccttggtagagtgcagtagcgtcacagctcacgacaaccttcaactcctgggcttaggcgattctcttgtctcagcctcccaagtagctgggactacaggtacctgccacaacgcccagctatttttttttttttttttttgagacagagcctcaagctgtcaccctgggtagagtactgtgacatcacacctcacagtaacctcaaactcctgggctcaagcgattctcctgcctcagcctcccaagtaactgcgaccacaggcgcccaccacaacacctggctattttttggttgcagctgtcattgtttggtgggcccgggctggattcgaacccgtcacctcaggtgtatgtggctggcgccttagccacttgagccacaggcgccaagccaacacccagctatttttttattgcagtttggccagggcgggtttaaacctgccaccctcggtttatggggcccatgccctacccactgagccacaggtgctgccctttgtgttttatttttatttttatttattttttttttttttgtggtttttggccggggctgggtttgaacccgccacctccggcatatgggaccagtgccctactccttgagccacaggctccgccctgtgttttatttttaataaactttattttttagaaccaTTTTAGACAGGAAAATTGTGAAGAGAGTACAGTTTCCATGTTTCCTACCTACTCAAACTCAGTTCCTCCTCTTATAAACATCTTAACATTAATATGCTATGTTTGTTACAACTAATGAGCCAATATTAATACATGAATTTTAACCAAATTCCAAACTTTATTCAGATTCTTTTAGTTTTTGCCCAGTGTCCTTTTTTCTGTTCTGGGATCACATCCAAGATACTACATTGCATTTAGTCATCATATCTCCTTAGGCTTCCCTTGCTTGTGATAATTGTTcagactttctttgtttttgatgaccttgacagtttgtgttgttttttttttttgagacagagtctcactttttttttgtttgtttgtttttttgtgttttttggccagggttgggtttgaacccgccacctccggcatatgggaccagcgccctactccttgagccacaggcactgcgcaacagagtctcactttgttaccttggatagagtgctgtggcatcacagctcacagcaacctttggacttaagcgattctcttgcctcagcctcccaagtaggtgggactacaggcgcccaccacaacacctggctattttttgggttgctgttgtcattgttgtttagctggcctgggctgaaaACCAGTCACCTGCAACTGGGCTGGCCCTGAGGGCACCCAGTATTAAAGGGAACTGGTGTAGGAAAAAGAAGTCAGGTtagaaaacacacatacacacacacacacagaggaagaaCCTCTCAGCAGGGCTCACAATTCACAAGGCTTTGCCTACCATTCTGTATGTCCCCCACTTCTCTCTCCACCATATTCCCTAGACTTGGCCATTCAGATTACTTTAGTTACTTCTTGTATTGCATGTTACCACACCTCACCGGACCAGCAATGCTCTACTACCCCCAGTACCCCTATGAAACTCTTGCTCAGTCAACACCCAACCCAAGTGTCCTATGTTCTGTGAAACTTTCTTTCTCAAGCCTCTGCTGTTACCTCCAGGACACTGTATGGGATGCCACCCATGAGAGTTACAGGTCTATGAGCACCTTCAGGACAGTGATTTCATTGTGTTCACACTTCCTTCCCCAGTACCCAGCATGAGATCTCACCACTTAAGAATGAATGTTggtagaggaaaaggaaaagatgacagAAAAGAGGGGCCCAGAATCACAGGAAAGGAGGAATGCCCAAGGACATGAGTCAGGAAGgctgactttattttctttcctgtgcaCACCTATCCCTGGTTACCAGTCAGAACTGCTGTGGACTCGATCCCCACAGAAAGATCCAAGGATTCAGCAGTTGAGAAAGGCACTGGTGAGGTAGACCAGGCAGGTATACAGTCACCATACTTATGCTCAAATGCACTTAGATGACACATAAACTGCATATTTACACATGAAAAGGGTTCAGCCAGGTTGAGCAAGAGCCTTGCTGaacagtttggttttttttggagacagtctcactttgatgcccttggtagagggccgtggtatcatagctcacagccagctcaaactcttgggctcaagtgatcctcttccctcagcctcctgagtagctgggactacaggcactcatcacaatgctcggctattttcagagatggtcTCGTTCTGGCTTAGGCTAGGGTTTGCTGAATGTTGAAGTGGCGTGCACTCAACTAAGGCCCACGGGCAAGGATGGCAGGAGCAGGAGGTTAAGTACAGTCTTCTGGGCAGAGAGGTGGGCAGCTGTGTGGAGAGCCCTCTGGGAGGAAGGGGACCTCCCGAGGGCAGGCCAGGGCAG includes:
- the PRR13 gene encoding proline-rich protein 13, which translates into the protein MWNPNAGQPGPNPYPPNIRYPGGCNPAHPPPVNPAFPPGPIPAPPGVPQGNPAFPPAGPPHPVPQPGYPGCQPPSPYPPPYPPPAPGMPPVNPLAPGMSGPGMMNDKKMRKKMKKAHKKMHKHHKHGKHSSSSSSSSSSDSD